From Onychostoma macrolepis isolate SWU-2019 chromosome 19, ASM1243209v1, whole genome shotgun sequence, a single genomic window includes:
- the zgc:174904 gene encoding LOW QUALITY PROTEIN: C-type lectin domain family 4 member D (The sequence of the model RefSeq protein was modified relative to this genomic sequence to represent the inferred CDS: inserted 1 base in 1 codon; substituted 2 bases at 2 genomic stop codons): MTANREGMHTNLIDGPEDDCSSPEVRYSVFQNPDKSRKLFCQDPFKVATACLTAFCLVLLMILVVTSVHSGKTRSSDQDSQSSAAESHMQKNCANVSSLTEELQAVKKEKSELEKERTQLKNRITELGXXGASACICAINKQYLLHFITLKCWVFLEATPVTQTTPLPTXNPCLEDWKHFNGSCYYVSEYRRSWSDSQAYCKRQGGHLAIILTAEEQTFIWNLLPRGYWNAYWFGISDEKIEEDWYWVDGTKLVGGFWEDGEPNNHINEDCGYMIKTNVLSRVATKSWYDAPCYMSLPWICEKLVSS, from the exons ATGACTGCAAACAGAGAGGGAATGCACACCAATCTGATCGACGGACCTGAAGATGACTGCAGCAGTCCAGAGGTGCGATATTCAG TATTTCAGAACCCAGATAAAAGCAGAAAGCTATTTTGCCAAGATCCCTTCAAGGTGGCAACGGCATGCCTGACTGCCTTCTGCCTCGTCTTACTCATGATCCTGGTGGTCACAAGTGTTCACAGCG GTAAGACACGTTCATCTGATCAGGATTCCCAATCTAGCGCTGCTGAATCGCACATGCAGAAGAACTGCGCTAACGTATCGTCTCTGACCGAAGAACTGCAGGCAGTGAAGAAAGAAAAGAGTGAACTGGAGAAAGAACGGACGCAGTTGAAAAACAGAATCACTGAGCTTGGTTAGTGAGGTGCAAGTGCATGCATTTGTGCTATCAACAAACAATATCTGTTGCATTTCATAACGTTAAAATGTTGGGTCTTTTTAGAGGCAACCCCTGTAACACAAACCACTCCATTGCCAA AAAATCCCTGTCTTGAAGACTGGAAGCACTTTAATGGCAGCTGTTACTACGTCTCAGAATACCGAAGGAGCTGGTCGGACAGTCAGGCGTACTGCAAGCGACAAGGAGGACATCTGGCCATCATCCTCACAGCTGAGGAACAG ACGTTCATATGGAACCTGCTGCCCCGTGGATACTGGAACGCTTACTGGTTTGGCATAAGTGATGAAAAAATAGAAGAAGACTGGTACTGGGTGGACGGGACTAAACTAGTTGGAGG CTTCTGGGAAGATGGTGAGCCCAACAACCATATTAATGAAGATTGTGGCTACATGattaaaacaaatgtgttaAGCCGTGTGGCTACAAAGAGCTGGTATGACGCACCCTGTTACATGTCCTTGCCCTGGATCTGTGAGAAACTGGTGTCCTCCTGA